In Methanofervidicoccus sp. A16, the sequence CTCTTTTAACTCCTCAGATGTAGATATGCACTTTACCCTCACACCTCTCTCCCTGTCAGGTTCCAGCCTATCTCCCTCTAAATTCATTATACTTGCTCCCCTCATACCTCCTTTATCTACTATTTTAAATGCTTTCTCTATTATATCCTCCTTTATCCCTTCTTTTTTCAAAATATCCTTGGCAACCTCTCTGGCTTCCTCCTTACTTTTAGACTCAATAGTTTTAATAGGTAGATGATCTATGTACTTTATATCCTCTTTAATCTCCTCGATCTTTATGTTTATGAAATCTGGAACTCCATTCTCGTGAGAGAATGCCCTCCTTATGAATTTAATGGCGTACTCCTCTATTTTCTCCTTTTCAACTATAGTTTCTGCCCCTGAGATATGTCTACCATTTTTCGATGCTCTCATCTTTATGCTGTACATACATCTATCTATAGGTTTTATAGTATTTATACTAATTACCCATTTTTTCAGGAGTTTTCCTGCCCTTCTAAAATTTAGTTAAAGGAAAAAATTTAGTTATTGCTTTAAAATCTCTATAATAATAATGACAAACTAACTAAATAATAAAATAAATAAAATAATTATATAATAAAATTATTAAATTAAACCTTAATTCCCATCAAAGTAACGATTTAAATAATATTTAAATAATAAAAATAAGAATAATAAAAAAGACTAGAAAAAACCTTAGTTTCCATCAGTAGGGATTAAAAGAACAGTGAAAATAACCAATATAAAAATTATTAAATACCCTTAGGGATCTTTCTGAACACTTAGGTAAGATAAGAAATCTTATTTTGGTATCCACCATATTAGAAGATCTTCAGAGGATCATTCACCTCCAATCTTCTTTTTAAAATTTTGTATCTAGGATAATAGAAGTTTTTTATTTTTAATTTCTTCTAATTTTTTTAATTATTATAATTTTATTGATCATTATTATTTTTAAACTATTTTTTTGATGAGAACTAGGATAATAATTTTATTATGATAAGATAATAAAAGTTTCTAAGAGGAATAATAAAAGGAATAAAATTCTGATAATGTAAAAAATAAAATAACCCTTTCTTCATATATTAGACACTGAAGAAACAGAGGTAGGATTACTTTTTAATTTTTTAGTTTTATCCTTATTTTTATTTTATTAATATTTTTTATATTATCACTTTGGTGGGAACTAGGGCAATTTTATCATTATTTTTTTATAAATTTATTATTTTGATAGGAATTAGAGGACTATAAAAAGTGAAATTATAAAATAAAAAATAAAATAAAGTTAAAAAGTAATATTTTAAAAAGGTTAACAAAAACTGACCCGTTCCCAGTACTCAATGTAAATGGAGAATTATAATCACATTTAGTTTTCTGATTTTAATTGTTTATTTATATTTATAATACTATTATTTTTATCATAACTATTAATAATTTATATAGGTTCAAAATAGTTTTTATTCAATTCTCTATAAAAGTTATCAGGTAATCTCCATGTTAGACATTCCAAACTACAAGAGAATCACAGCCAGAAATGTTATATTCGATTTAAACGGTACATTAGCAGTAGACGGACATATAGATAAAGAGGTATTGGATCTCTTGAAAGAACTAAGTAAAACTTACAAGATAGTTGTTCTAACTGCAGATACCCTTGGAAATGCCAAGGAAATATTTAAGGAATTGGATAGTATAACCTTGGAGGTTATAAGAGATACTGAAGAAAAAACAGAAGTTGCCAAAAAATACACTCCATACATTGGAATAGGCAACGGCAACAACGATATAGGAGTATTTAAAAATGCAGAGTTAAGTATAGCAGTTATAGGAAGAGAGGGATGTAGTGCTAAACTCCTCCTCTCTGCAGATGTTGTAGTATGTGATATAGTTGATGCCATAAATCTACTACTGAAGGAAAAAAGATTGATAGCAACACTTAGGGGGTAGTTAGTAGCAGTCAAACCTTGTAGATGGTGTTATCTCTCCCTTGAGGTTCTTAGTTAGTAGCCTCTTAGCCTCTTCCAATGGATAGTTTCCAAGTAGATACATCATCTTAACTAACGCCACTTCAGGGAGCACGTCCTCACAGGGTATTACACCTAACCTTAGAAGTTTTCTACCATTGGAGTATACGTTCATATTTACCCTACCATTTATACACTGGGAGGTCATAGTCACTAAAACACCCCTATCTACAGCATACTTTATGTTATCGAAGATAGTCTCTGGAGCATGTCCTAACCCGGTGCCTTCAAGTAGGATACCTTTATACCCCCTATCTACATAATAGTTAATTATCTCCCCATCTATTCCTGGATATACCTTTACTAGGGCCACTCTCTCCTCTAAATTGGTGTTTATTTCAACCTTAGGATCCTCTCCCTCTACCCTTTCTACATCCTTTAGATACTCTATCTTTCTTAAAGTTGGGTATATCTTTGCAAGGGGTATAGTATTCACAGATCTAAAGGCGTCCCTTCTGGAGGTGTGGCACTTCCTAACCTTTACACCCTCGTGGAGGTATGTAAAGGTGTCTCCACTTTCTCCATGCATAACAACGTAGACTCCTTTTATAGGTTCCGTGGCAGCCATCACTGCAGATATAAGGTTCAGAGAGGCGTCTGAGGAGGGCCTATCACTACTCCTCTGGGCACCTACGAGTACGATAGGTATGTTAGTTTCTACCATAAAGGAAAGTGCAGCAGATGTGTAGTGCATAGTATCGGTACCGTGGGTTATAACGATCCCCTCTGCTCCACTTTCCACCTCTCTTTTTATCTCCTCTGCAATCCTTTTCCAATGGAGAGGTAATATATTCTCACTTAGTATGTTCATAAGGGGCCTACCTGATATATTTCCAATCTCCAACAACTCTGGAAATGTAAGTATTAAATCCTCTGCAGTAAATGCTGGATGAACTGCACCAGTGTTGTAATCCACCCGTGACGCAACAGTACCACCAGTGGATAGAATAGAGATGTTTTTTAGGTTTTCCCTCTTTTCAAGGGCAATCTCTGGTTTTGTATACTTTGGAGTTTCTCCACCTTCTATCTTTTTTATGGATACTATCCGCCTCTTTGAAATACCTACGTTGTATCCATTTTTCATCTTGATAACGAGGATATCTTCATCTAAGGAGGGCATTACTATACCTGTATATTGAGTATTTTCTGTTTTTACAGAGACTAGGTCTCCAATTTGATAGTTGTCCATTTTTCCACCATTTTAGGATATTTTTACAGTTCGAAGTAAAAAATATAGATATATGTTAATAGGAACAAGTTAGGTTTTATTATATTTATTATAAATTTAATATAATAAACTAAAATTACCAACATTAATAAAAATATGCTCCAATTCAACAGTTTCATAATAAAAATAATAAAAAATTTAAATAAAAAATTTAAAAATTATAATAATAATGTTATTTTATTAATAAGTATGTAAAAAATCTCATACATTATGCTTTATCTTAATAATAATCTTAAAACACTATAAAAAAAGGATAATTTTATGTTCTTTTGGTAGAATTCCATCTATAACTCCTATAGAATCTGTATATCTTTAAGAGAAATATTTTAAAAAATAATAGTTAAAATTTTTCCATTTTAATATCAATTACTACTTTGTTATATGACCATCACATCAAAAATAACAATTGAAACGATAATCTTATTGGGAAGAATCCATACCTTTTATTTTTGGTACCAAGAGCATCTAAAAATACCCTATTAGTCCTTTTTATTATTATTTTCCAATTTTATTAATTAATTTTATAATAATTATTTTATTATAATTAGAATAATAACTTCTTTATTATTGTCATAAACTATAACTATTTTAACTTCTAAAAAATATATACAGATCTAAATTATAAAGAATTATGGGATATCATGGATAATACAGAGTTTAAAATATTAACGAGAATCTTTGTGGCATCTGTATTTCTCCTAGTTTTATATTTAATATATCCTTTTATAGACGCTATAGCCCTCTCCTGCGCATTTGCATATATGGGCAAACCTATATACGATGGAGTTAGGAAATACCTTGGAAGATCTACTTCTGCGCTGATCTGTCTTCTTATTTTTATAATTCCAACGGTACTAGTAGGTATTATAGTGTTGAGAGATTTAACAATGTTTATACTTCAGATAGATATTCAGAGTGCTATTAACTCTTTAAATACCACTTTAACTGAAATATCCAACCAACTAGGTTATAACCTCCATATAAACGAAGGTACTGTAGTAAAAAATATATTACAGATTTGGACATATTTAGAGCCTCATATAAGAGAATTGGCATTTCAAGTTATGGCTCTTCCAATACTTCTTATAAAGGTACTTGTAATTTTGTTTTTAACCTATTATCTTTTAAAAGATGGAGATGTCATTAAAAAAGTAATAATTTCCCATGTTCCTAAGGAATATCATCAAAAGACAGAGATATTCTTGGATAAACTAAATGAATCTTATAAAAATTTGTTCATAGGCAATGCTTTAACATCCATTGTTATCGGAATCATGGCAGGTATAGGGTTCTACATATTTAACGTACCTAATCCTTTCATATTAGCAGTTTTAACAGGTATATTTGCACTGTTGCCAGTAGTAGGAGGCTGGACTGTTTATATACCTTTATCTTTGTACTATATCTTAATAGGGGAGATCTTAAAAGGTATAGGGATATTTATCTTTGGCTCAATATTTCTATCCCTTCTACCTGATTTCGTAGTAAGACCTCTTATCGTAAAAAATGAGAGTAATATCCATCCTTCTCTCGTTTTAATAGCCTTCTTAATGGGACCTCTCACCTTAGGACTTGGAGGTTTTGCTATAGGGCCGTTGATTATTGGAGCCTTCGATGCTATATGTAGGATAAAACTAGAGGAGGAAAAGTATAAAGATGAAGAGAATAATCAGACAATTTAAATATCTAAAAATATGAATTATAGGAAATATAAAAAATATCTTATGGCGCGGAGGCCGAGATTTGAACTCGGGAAGGGCATACGCCCAACGGGATTAGCAGTCCCGCGCCGTACCAGGCTGGGCCACCTCCGCACCAAATCCATTATAGTAAAAATATATTACTACTATATAAACTTTTCGATTAATGATCATCAATATCATAATTTTAAAGAATACTAGTTAATAAAAGATACTAACGTAAGTTATATATACTAAGATAAAATAGAAATGAGTATCTTTACTTTTATACTGTTAAAAATTGAGAAGGTGAAGGGATGAGGGTGGTTAGCAACCGTGGGACAGCAATAGTTCCTGAATACAGTGAGGGTGCTATTAAACTAAAGATGGTAGATGAAAATGATAAAGAGATAGAATCAATAGAGATGGATCTTGAAAGTGCATCTCTACTTACAACTTTACTAGACTATGGCGCCATATCTGCAGAGAATATAACCAAGGATTTCAAAAAAGACGGTGTAATGCTAAGAAGAATAAAGGATATTGGAACATGTTTTGCAGGTAATGGTAATAGGGTATCTATTGCCATCCTCCCTGCCGATGAGAGGAGAAGTGCATCTATACTTATAGGATTCCATAAGGGAAATAATCACTCCTCAATAATACTAAAACCAAAGAAGGTTGCCTACCTAAGTAAAATATTAACAAAGTTGATAATCTCCAATTTATAATTATCTTATTTTACCTGTATCTCTCTATAAATACTAAAACTAAAATTAATAAGGTCGCTACCTGTTTTTACAGGTTTTCAGCCGATAAGGAGAGGACTTCAATCTCTCTATAACTATTTTTTTATCACTATTTTTATTAAAATTCTTGATAAATAAAATATTTTTATATATTTTTAAAGTATTAGATAAAAAAGATCAAGAATAACGACTAATAAATTATATAAAATTAAAAAATTAAAAATAAAATAAAAAATTTAACTAAATATAAAAACAGAGAGGATATTATGGACATCTCGGAACTACTTATCTACACCCTAAACACCATGATAAAAACAATATTGGATTACCTAAGTATCAATAGAGTGATAGCATTAACATTTTCCTTTCTTATGGCAGGTGGTATTGCTACGATGATAAATAGGCAATTTATATTGAAGTACTTCGGTCCAGATACACCTAAGAGGATATCCTACCTCGTTGCCGCCGTAAGTGGATGTATCCTTGCAGTATGTTCCTGTACTATTCTACCACTGATCTCCAGTCTCTACAAGCGGGGAGGAAGTATAGGGCCTGTTACCACCTTACTCTTTTCAGCACCTGCTATTAACGTCCTTGCAATTTTTTACTCTGCCGCAGTTTTTGGATGGGACATTGGATTTTTAAGGGCATTATATGCTGTATCCTTCTCTATAGTTATAGGTCTAGCCATGGAATTACTTTTTGAAAGAGGGGGTAAAAAGAGAGAGAGTAAAGGTATAAGGAGAAGTGTAAGTAGTATTACCTCTAGACCTTGGTATCAAACTCTGACATTTTTCCTAATACAGTTGTTGATACTCATCGTTATAACAGCCTCTCCAAAGTTTGTACCTCTTCTAAATATACCTGTCTATGGTGGAATACTAACTAAACATATTGTTACAGCCATCCTCATTGTAATCTTGGCTATAGTGGTAAAGAGATGGTATAAACCTGAGGAGATAAAAGCCTGGCTCCTAGAGAGTTATATCTTAATGAAGATGCTATTCCCTCTCCTAATAATAGGGGTGGCCATTGCAGGCTTAATAAGTGTATTCGTTCCACCTGAGTACATTAGTAGATACGTTGGTGGAAACTCCATATTTTCTAACTTCATAGCCTCCCTAGTAGGAGCCCTTATGTACTTTGCAACATTGACCGAGGTGCCTATTGTAAAAACGTTGATGGACCTAGGGATGGGTGTTGGGCCTGCTATGGCTCTACTCTTAGCAGGTCCAAGTTTAAGTATCCCTACTGTACTTACAATCTCTAGGGTATTTGGAAGTATAAAGGCTATTACCTACTTAGCCCTTGTAGTGATACTCTCCACATTTGCAGGGTATATCACTGGTATTATATTACAATAAAAAATTATAAAAATTTTTAGCGACAATAGATTGTAGGTAAAGGAAAAAATAACTGGTGATAATGTGATAATCAGAGTACTAGGAACAGGATGTCCCAAGTGTAAGAAAACCTATGAGAATGTTAAGAAGGCTGTAGAGGAGTTAGGTATAGATGCAGAAATTATAAAGGTTGAAAACATAGACGAGATATCTGAATGGGTAATGCTTACTCCAGGGGTGGTTTTTGACGATGTCGTAGTATTTGAGGGGAAGATACCAACTGTAGAGGATGTAAAGAGAGGATTAAAGGAGTATCTAGAAGGTTAAAGATGATGGTGATATTATGAAGGTTGGAATAATAGCATGTGAAAAGATGGTTATGGCAGGATGTCCTGGAAAGGAAGCATGTGTATCCTGTTTTAAGGCTATAAATGAAAAAAGTGGAGCCTTTGAAAGATACAAAGATGTGGA encodes:
- a CDS encoding 6-carboxyhexanoate--CoA ligase: MYSIKMRASKNGRHISGAETIVEKEKIEEYAIKFIRRAFSHENGVPDFINIKIEEIKEDIKYIDHLPIKTIESKSKEEAREVAKDILKKEGIKEDIIEKAFKIVDKGGMRGASIMNLEGDRLEPDRERGVRVKCISTSEELKERILKDNLGTERTVDAIAIATKVIDLGVVAELCISDNPSYTTGYVATKKGYFRITNLKERGEPGGRVFFVDIPKEDRERLERLIRDLENRPYIVR
- a CDS encoding HAD family hydrolase, with the translated sequence MLDIPNYKRITARNVIFDLNGTLAVDGHIDKEVLDLLKELSKTYKIVVLTADTLGNAKEIFKELDSITLEVIRDTEEKTEVAKKYTPYIGIGNGNNDIGVFKNAELSIAVIGREGCSAKLLLSADVVVCDIVDAINLLLKEKRLIATLRG
- the gatD gene encoding Glu-tRNA(Gln) amidotransferase subunit GatD codes for the protein MDNYQIGDLVSVKTENTQYTGIVMPSLDEDILVIKMKNGYNVGISKRRIVSIKKIEGGETPKYTKPEIALEKRENLKNISILSTGGTVASRVDYNTGAVHPAFTAEDLILTFPELLEIGNISGRPLMNILSENILPLHWKRIAEEIKREVESGAEGIVITHGTDTMHYTSAALSFMVETNIPIVLVGAQRSSDRPSSDASLNLISAVMAATEPIKGVYVVMHGESGDTFTYLHEGVKVRKCHTSRRDAFRSVNTIPLAKIYPTLRKIEYLKDVERVEGEDPKVEINTNLEERVALVKVYPGIDGEIINYYVDRGYKGILLEGTGLGHAPETIFDNIKYAVDRGVLVTMTSQCINGRVNMNVYSNGRKLLRLGVIPCEDVLPEVALVKMMYLLGNYPLEEAKRLLTKNLKGEITPSTRFDCY
- a CDS encoding AI-2E family transporter; its protein translation is MDNTEFKILTRIFVASVFLLVLYLIYPFIDAIALSCAFAYMGKPIYDGVRKYLGRSTSALICLLIFIIPTVLVGIIVLRDLTMFILQIDIQSAINSLNTTLTEISNQLGYNLHINEGTVVKNILQIWTYLEPHIRELAFQVMALPILLIKVLVILFLTYYLLKDGDVIKKVIISHVPKEYHQKTEIFLDKLNESYKNLFIGNALTSIVIGIMAGIGFYIFNVPNPFILAVLTGIFALLPVVGGWTVYIPLSLYYILIGEILKGIGIFIFGSIFLSLLPDFVVRPLIVKNESNIHPSLVLIAFLMGPLTLGLGGFAIGPLIIGAFDAICRIKLEEEKYKDEENNQTI
- a CDS encoding permease, with protein sequence MDISELLIYTLNTMIKTILDYLSINRVIALTFSFLMAGGIATMINRQFILKYFGPDTPKRISYLVAAVSGCILAVCSCTILPLISSLYKRGGSIGPVTTLLFSAPAINVLAIFYSAAVFGWDIGFLRALYAVSFSIVIGLAMELLFERGGKKRESKGIRRSVSSITSRPWYQTLTFFLIQLLILIVITASPKFVPLLNIPVYGGILTKHIVTAILIVILAIVVKRWYKPEEIKAWLLESYILMKMLFPLLIIGVAIAGLISVFVPPEYISRYVGGNSIFSNFIASLVGALMYFATLTEVPIVKTLMDLGMGVGPAMALLLAGPSLSIPTVLTISRVFGSIKAITYLALVVILSTFAGYITGIILQ
- a CDS encoding MTH895/ArsE family thioredoxin-like protein, giving the protein MIIRVLGTGCPKCKKTYENVKKAVEELGIDAEIIKVENIDEISEWVMLTPGVVFDDVVVFEGKIPTVEDVKRGLKEYLEG